A window of Paenibacillus sp. 19GGS1-52 contains these coding sequences:
- a CDS encoding EFR1 family ferrodoxin (N-terminal region resembles flavodoxins. C-terminal ferrodoxin region binds two 4Fe-4S clusters.) — translation MIFYFSGTGNSLYAAKNIAQHTNEELVSIAAAENTGNTCNEYTLKDNEIIGFVHPIYSWGPPRIVLEFIKKLKLNNYQGNYAFSIATCGGNIGNTMKVMMDTLSKKDIKLDSGFSITMPNNFIIMGDVDSKEAATQKLTAADETLSYINQVIERRETGEFRVEKGILPWLLTGIINPMFNKKAIDPTKFHANDNCTGCGTCEKVCNRNNITVDGKPQWGERCTLCLACIHYCPVKAVQYGKATENKGRYTNPNVRINEIINRK, via the coding sequence ATGATATTTTACTTTTCAGGAACAGGAAACTCGCTTTATGCCGCTAAGAATATTGCCCAGCATACGAATGAAGAGTTGGTCTCAATTGCTGCCGCCGAAAATACAGGGAATACATGTAATGAATATACTCTGAAGGATAATGAAATTATTGGATTTGTACATCCTATTTATTCGTGGGGACCTCCCAGAATCGTGCTTGAATTTATTAAGAAATTGAAGCTGAATAATTACCAGGGAAATTACGCCTTTTCTATTGCAACTTGTGGAGGTAACATCGGAAATACGATGAAAGTTATGATGGATACTTTGAGCAAAAAAGACATTAAATTGGACAGTGGATTCTCCATCACCATGCCAAATAATTTTATAATAATGGGTGATGTTGATTCAAAAGAAGCAGCGACCCAAAAGCTTACTGCGGCTGATGAAACTTTGAGCTATATCAATCAAGTTATTGAGCGAAGAGAGACAGGAGAATTCAGAGTGGAAAAAGGGATTTTGCCGTGGCTCTTAACCGGCATTATAAATCCGATGTTTAATAAAAAAGCCATTGATCCTACAAAGTTTCATGCCAATGATAATTGTACCGGTTGTGGTACATGCGAAAAGGTTTGTAATCGGAATAACATTACCGTAGATGGGAAACCACAGTGGGGGGAACGCTGCACCCTCTGTCTGGCATGCATCCATTATTGTCCAGTGAAAGCTGTTCAATATGGAAAAGCAACTGAAAATAAAGGAAGATATACAAATCCCAATGTGAGAATTAATGAAATTATAAATAGAAAGTGA
- a CDS encoding thiamine pyrophosphate-dependent enzyme: MSVSENQLSEALPAEQVTHFESGNEMAATAAAQINYHIMGYFPITPSTEVAQYLDQMKTRGLHDIQLIAADGEHGSAGICYGAAMAGARVINATSSQGFLYMLEQLPTQSGTRFPMVLNLVTRAISGPLDIRGDHSDLYYGLNVGWVILTASTPQAVYDMNIMALKIAEHSEVRLPVIVAYDGFFTSHQKRKVQYFKDNQVVQDFVGPNPNHNYPNVSDPTRPVTIGAHMGGDDLLNNHYQLSEALNKAGEVYTEVAREYAILSGREYPVLDLYRMDDADVAVFLLNSAGESAKDTVDALRAKGIKAGLVRPNIIRPFPTEQLRQALRNVKALLVGERADSYGADGGNLTHEIRSALQVDPENKTIILSRIFGLGGKDFYADDAAAFFQLAIYAAEKGYAEKPFDYYGYYPGEEKDALVPVIEPLHGDAFKTGLIQVTQNEDTGLLKVKLPPLRQLTVKPHRLAPGHGACPGCGALSALELFFKGIEGDMVVLFQTGCAYVVTASYPYSSHKQSFVHNLFQNGAATLAGMVDAFYELKRRGEVQVSDDVTFVMVSGDGGMDIGMGATVGAALRNHKMIILEYDNEGYMNTGSQLSYSTPMGHMTSTSGVGKTQKGKKGHHKDTAQILAACNIPYVFTAAECNPQDLLQKAAKAQWYANNVGTAYGKLLCACPLNWKTADQNGYDLVKAAVDSCFFPLYEIEQGITNITYNPEEKGKRIPAVEWLKGMGKTKHLLKDEELLQNFETEIERRWSRLKLRHENSLL, encoded by the coding sequence ATGTCTGTAAGTGAAAATCAATTGTCAGAGGCATTGCCTGCTGAACAGGTCACCCACTTCGAATCCGGTAATGAAATGGCGGCCACAGCTGCGGCGCAAATCAATTATCACATCATGGGATACTTCCCAATTACACCATCTACAGAAGTTGCTCAATACCTGGATCAAATGAAAACGCGTGGTCTGCATGATATTCAACTGATTGCAGCAGATGGTGAGCACGGTTCTGCCGGGATTTGCTATGGTGCAGCAATGGCGGGTGCACGCGTGATCAACGCTACCAGCTCCCAAGGCTTCTTATATATGCTTGAACAGCTTCCCACCCAATCCGGAACACGGTTCCCGATGGTCCTTAACCTCGTTACCCGCGCCATCAGTGGACCGCTAGATATTCGTGGCGATCACTCAGACTTGTATTATGGCCTTAATGTAGGCTGGGTTATTCTGACTGCCAGTACACCGCAAGCTGTATATGACATGAACATCATGGCACTAAAGATTGCAGAGCACTCTGAAGTGCGTCTGCCTGTCATCGTTGCTTATGATGGTTTCTTCACCTCTCACCAAAAACGCAAAGTGCAATACTTCAAAGACAACCAAGTTGTTCAGGATTTTGTAGGTCCAAATCCAAACCACAACTATCCAAACGTATCTGATCCTACTCGCCCGGTAACCATCGGTGCGCATATGGGTGGCGATGACCTCCTGAATAACCACTATCAGCTGTCAGAAGCTTTGAATAAAGCGGGTGAAGTATATACGGAAGTCGCTCGGGAATATGCGATTTTGTCAGGCCGCGAATATCCGGTTCTTGATCTATACCGTATGGATGACGCTGATGTAGCTGTGTTCCTGCTTAATTCTGCAGGTGAATCCGCAAAGGATACCGTTGACGCTCTTCGCGCCAAAGGCATCAAAGCAGGGTTGGTGCGTCCAAACATCATTCGTCCGTTCCCTACGGAACAGCTGCGCCAAGCACTGCGGAACGTCAAGGCACTGCTTGTTGGTGAACGCGCTGATTCTTATGGCGCTGATGGCGGCAATCTGACTCACGAGATTCGTTCTGCGCTGCAAGTAGATCCAGAGAATAAGACGATCATCCTTTCCCGTATCTTTGGTCTGGGCGGAAAAGATTTCTATGCTGACGATGCCGCAGCATTCTTCCAACTGGCTATCTACGCCGCTGAAAAAGGCTATGCAGAGAAACCGTTTGACTATTATGGCTACTACCCGGGGGAAGAAAAGGATGCGCTTGTTCCGGTGATCGAACCGTTGCATGGCGATGCCTTCAAGACAGGACTAATCCAAGTGACCCAGAATGAAGATACCGGTCTGCTGAAGGTTAAACTTCCACCCCTTCGTCAATTGACGGTAAAACCGCATCGTTTAGCTCCCGGACATGGCGCTTGCCCTGGTTGCGGTGCACTCTCCGCACTGGAGCTGTTCTTTAAGGGAATCGAAGGTGACATGGTTGTCCTCTTCCAAACAGGTTGTGCGTATGTTGTAACAGCAAGCTATCCATACTCATCCCATAAACAAAGCTTTGTGCACAACCTGTTCCAGAATGGTGCCGCTACCTTAGCGGGTATGGTTGATGCCTTCTACGAATTGAAGCGCCGCGGTGAAGTCCAGGTTTCCGACGATGTTACCTTTGTGATGGTTTCCGGTGACGGAGGGATGGATATCGGAATGGGAGCAACAGTGGGTGCCGCCCTTCGCAACCATAAAATGATTATCCTTGAGTACGATAACGAGGGTTACATGAACACTGGTTCACAGCTGTCCTACTCCACGCCAATGGGTCACATGACCAGCACATCCGGTGTTGGTAAAACCCAGAAGGGGAAAAAGGGCCATCACAAGGATACGGCGCAAATTCTGGCAGCCTGCAATATCCCATATGTATTTACGGCTGCTGAGTGCAATCCACAGGATCTGTTGCAAAAAGCAGCAAAAGCACAGTGGTACGCCAACAACGTGGGTACAGCCTACGGCAAACTTCTCTGCGCCTGCCCGCTGAATTGGAAGACCGCCGATCAGAATGGCTATGATTTGGTGAAAGCAGCCGTTGATTCCTGCTTCTTCCCGCTCTATGAAATTGAACAAGGAATCACCAATATTACCTACAATCCAGAAGAAAAAGGCAAGCGTATCCCAGCTGTAGAATGGTTGAAGGGAATGGGGAAAACCAAACATCTGCTGAAGGATGAAGAGCTGCTGCAGAATTTCGAAACCGAAATCGAGCGTCGTTGGAGCCGTCTAAAGCTTAGACACGAAAACTCACTGCTCTAG
- a CDS encoding 2-oxoacid:acceptor oxidoreductase family protein, protein MSTLPKKNALGFFEIRLESIGGLGANLAGKMLAETGAIELGFNAANFSSYGSEKKGTPIKTFVRFCDPEVEIRDHSPIEEPHLVAVFHEALYKNVNVVSGMQPDGVVLVNTTRDFEEVRTSLKLEYGTIALVDAMGIAVEEKTKVNTSMLGAIFRVCDFLDPEAMRTVIRRTFEKKYPHLVEPNIRTFDRGYNEVKFKTYEVPAGTEALPFKRAQSLLGYKTQLPGGVISAQGNSILKDLSGSRAGLLPVLNSEKCISCAACDNVCPDYCFVWETAEDKRGRQQQFLRGIDYQYCKGCLKCIEVCPTDALSSVREEVGFAEQHRVTQVFK, encoded by the coding sequence ATGTCTACTTTACCGAAGAAGAATGCGCTTGGATTTTTCGAAATCCGCCTTGAATCCATTGGTGGACTTGGGGCCAATCTCGCAGGTAAGATGCTTGCCGAGACAGGTGCGATCGAACTGGGCTTTAACGCGGCCAACTTCTCGTCTTACGGCTCCGAGAAAAAGGGTACACCCATCAAAACCTTTGTTCGCTTTTGTGATCCAGAAGTGGAAATTCGCGATCACAGTCCAATCGAAGAGCCCCACCTTGTTGCGGTTTTTCACGAGGCACTGTACAAGAATGTCAACGTGGTTAGCGGCATGCAACCCGATGGGGTTGTTCTGGTTAACACCACACGTGACTTCGAGGAAGTTCGCACAAGTCTCAAGCTTGAATATGGAACGATTGCTTTAGTAGATGCCATGGGTATTGCCGTTGAAGAGAAAACCAAAGTAAATACCTCGATGCTAGGTGCAATTTTCCGCGTATGTGACTTTCTGGATCCGGAAGCGATGCGTACGGTAATCCGCAGAACCTTTGAGAAGAAATACCCACACTTGGTTGAGCCGAACATTCGTACGTTTGATCGCGGGTACAATGAAGTGAAATTCAAAACCTATGAGGTGCCAGCAGGTACTGAAGCGCTGCCCTTCAAACGTGCACAATCCCTGCTTGGTTATAAGACACAATTGCCTGGGGGCGTTATTTCGGCTCAAGGAAATAGCATCTTGAAGGATTTGAGCGGTTCGCGTGCAGGTTTGCTGCCGGTGCTGAATTCCGAGAAGTGCATTAGTTGCGCGGCTTGCGACAATGTTTGCCCTGACTATTGTTTTGTTTGGGAAACGGCTGAAGACAAACGTGGACGGCAGCAGCAGTTCCTGCGCGGAATCGATTATCAATATTGTAAAGGCTGTCTGAAATGCATCGAAGTATGTCCAACGGATGCTCTTAGCAGTGTCCGTGAAGAGGTTGGTTTTGCCGAACAACATCGTGTTACCCAAGTTTTCAAGTAA
- the hydE gene encoding [FeFe] hydrogenase H-cluster radical SAM maturase HydE: MEGLLNQLFEQNELTKEEIIYFLQHLTPDLTKRLFRLAEETRKKHYDENVFLRGLIEFSNFCKQDCMYCGLRRSNSNVERYRLTEEEILECAAEGYNLGYRSFVLQSGEDFRFTEEVMIRMVTKMKIRFPDAAITLSIGERSEAFYRALYAAGTDRYLLRHETASRTLYESLHPWMSYDNRMNCLQILRGIGYQVGAGFMVGLPGQTSQHLAEDLLFLKKFHPEMIGIGPFIPHSATPLKDAVGGTVQDTLVMIAMARLLVPDALMPATTAMGTLDPIGREKALSAGANVVMPILSPLKVRKKYALYENKICMGDDAALCRNCIELRIAASGYNIELSRGDHCNFLRKT; encoded by the coding sequence ATGGAAGGATTGCTCAACCAACTATTTGAGCAAAATGAGCTGACTAAAGAAGAAATCATCTATTTCCTTCAACATCTGACTCCAGATCTTACGAAGCGGTTGTTTCGCTTAGCGGAAGAGACCCGCAAGAAGCATTATGATGAAAACGTATTCTTACGCGGATTAATTGAATTCTCCAACTTCTGCAAACAGGATTGTATGTATTGTGGTCTGCGCAGATCCAATTCTAATGTGGAACGTTACCGACTAACTGAGGAAGAGATCCTGGAGTGTGCTGCTGAAGGCTATAATCTCGGCTATCGTTCATTTGTCTTACAAAGTGGAGAAGATTTTCGTTTCACAGAAGAAGTCATGATTCGAATGGTCACGAAGATGAAGATACGTTTCCCCGATGCAGCAATTACCTTGTCTATTGGAGAACGTAGCGAAGCTTTTTATCGGGCACTATACGCTGCAGGAACTGACCGATATTTACTTCGGCATGAGACAGCTTCGCGCACGCTCTACGAATCTTTGCATCCATGGATGTCGTACGATAACCGCATGAACTGCCTGCAGATCCTGAGGGGAATCGGCTATCAAGTTGGAGCTGGATTTATGGTTGGACTACCGGGTCAAACCTCCCAGCATCTTGCAGAGGATCTGCTTTTTCTGAAAAAGTTCCATCCTGAAATGATCGGAATTGGTCCATTCATCCCGCATAGTGCAACTCCACTTAAAGATGCTGTCGGTGGAACAGTCCAAGACACTCTCGTGATGATTGCGATGGCGAGATTATTGGTACCGGATGCTCTAATGCCGGCCACCACTGCTATGGGTACACTGGACCCAATAGGTCGGGAGAAGGCACTCTCGGCAGGAGCCAATGTGGTCATGCCTATTCTGTCCCCCCTAAAGGTTCGCAAGAAATACGCGCTCTACGAGAACAAGATCTGCATGGGCGACGATGCAGCACTTTGCCGGAATTGTATTGAACTGAGAATCGCAGCCTCTGGATATAACATTGAACTCAGTCGCGGGGATCACTGCAACTTCCTTCGCAAGACTTAG
- a CDS encoding NADH-dependent [FeFe] hydrogenase, group A6 — MDTIKITIDGIETEIAKGTTVLEAAREQGIHIPSLCYLKGINHSSSCRVCVVEVGPRLIASCTLIAEEGMKIQTNTKKVRDARRTSVELLLSDHDRECLSCSRSGGCELQTVSNDLNIRKVTYVGEKSSQEKDYTSPSIARDASKCILCGRCVGACGTLQTVNAISFAKRGFDTVISTAFGRSLAESTCVNCGQCIMACPVGALSEHENISDVWNALADTNKYVVVQTAPAVRVALGEEFGLPVGTRVTGKMVAALRKLGFDKVFDANFAADLTIMEEGTELISRLASGENLPLMTSCCPGWVKFMEHNFPNRLDNLSTCKSPHEMEGAMVKSFFAKKMGIDPLNIVVVSIMPCTAKKFEGARDELSHEGMQDVDWVLTTRELAAMIKEAGIDFVNLKGEAFDSPIGSGSGAGVIFGATGGVAEAALRTVFEITSGKELDTIEYTAVRGMEGIKENVIELPNGQKIRTAVVHGLGNARKLMEAMERGEKSYEFMEVMACVGGCITGGGQPIVDARTSEQIDIKAERAKAIYSEDEAQSIRKSHNNPYIKALYAEFLGEPNGHLAHELLHTRYVKRSKY; from the coding sequence TTGGATACGATTAAAATTACGATCGATGGGATCGAGACAGAAATCGCCAAGGGCACAACGGTGCTCGAGGCGGCCCGTGAGCAGGGCATTCATATCCCTTCTCTGTGTTATTTGAAAGGCATCAATCATTCTTCGAGTTGTCGTGTTTGCGTGGTTGAAGTGGGTCCAAGACTCATTGCTTCCTGTACGCTGATCGCTGAAGAAGGCATGAAGATTCAGACGAATACAAAAAAAGTTCGTGACGCCCGTAGAACATCCGTTGAACTACTGTTGTCTGATCACGACCGGGAATGTCTCAGTTGCTCCCGCAGTGGGGGCTGTGAACTGCAAACGGTATCGAATGATCTCAATATTCGTAAAGTTACCTACGTTGGTGAGAAATCCAGTCAAGAGAAGGACTATACCTCCCCATCGATCGCTCGTGATGCCTCCAAATGTATCCTATGCGGACGTTGTGTTGGAGCTTGCGGAACTCTGCAAACGGTTAATGCTATCAGTTTCGCCAAACGGGGCTTTGATACTGTGATTTCAACAGCGTTCGGTCGATCGCTTGCTGAATCCACTTGTGTGAATTGTGGTCAGTGCATTATGGCTTGTCCCGTAGGCGCTCTTAGTGAGCATGAGAACATCAGTGATGTATGGAATGCCCTTGCGGATACAAACAAATATGTTGTTGTCCAAACTGCGCCAGCTGTACGTGTTGCTCTTGGAGAAGAATTTGGCCTACCCGTTGGGACACGTGTCACCGGTAAAATGGTTGCTGCACTGCGGAAGCTTGGCTTTGATAAAGTGTTCGACGCCAACTTTGCTGCGGACCTGACGATTATGGAGGAAGGTACCGAGCTAATCTCCCGCCTAGCCAGCGGAGAGAACCTGCCGCTTATGACATCCTGCTGTCCAGGCTGGGTTAAATTTATGGAACATAACTTTCCGAATAGGCTGGATAACTTATCTACCTGCAAATCACCGCATGAAATGGAAGGGGCTATGGTTAAATCTTTTTTTGCCAAGAAGATGGGGATTGATCCGTTAAATATTGTTGTGGTCTCGATTATGCCATGTACCGCGAAGAAGTTCGAAGGTGCTCGTGACGAGCTATCTCATGAAGGGATGCAGGATGTGGATTGGGTACTGACAACCCGCGAACTGGCCGCAATGATTAAAGAAGCGGGTATCGATTTTGTGAACCTGAAGGGTGAAGCCTTTGATAGTCCGATTGGGTCGGGCTCTGGGGCCGGTGTTATTTTTGGGGCCACTGGCGGTGTTGCAGAAGCCGCACTTCGTACCGTGTTCGAGATCACCTCTGGAAAGGAACTGGATACCATCGAATACACGGCTGTCCGGGGAATGGAAGGTATTAAGGAAAATGTCATCGAACTGCCTAATGGCCAGAAGATTCGTACGGCTGTTGTGCATGGTCTTGGCAATGCGCGCAAGCTGATGGAAGCGATGGAACGTGGTGAGAAAAGCTATGAATTCATGGAAGTGATGGCCTGCGTCGGGGGTTGTATCACTGGTGGTGGTCAGCCTATCGTAGATGCGCGAACCTCCGAGCAGATCGATATTAAGGCTGAACGCGCCAAAGCGATCTACAGCGAAGATGAGGCGCAAAGTATTCGCAAATCGCATAACAATCCTTATATCAAAGCTCTTTACGCAGAATTCCTAGGGGAGCCTAACGGTCACCTAGCGCATGAACTGTTGCACACTCGATACGTGAAGCGTTCCAAGTATTAA
- the nuoF gene encoding NADH-quinone oxidoreductase subunit NuoF has protein sequence MVCGGTGCTSSDSNRIIDALNQELTNQGIQEQVEVVRTGCFGLCELGPVVIVYPEGIFYSRVEVKDIPDLVEQHLLNGKPYEKKVYEKTKLDGKILNFEETDFYKKQVRIALRNCGIIDPENINEYIASDGYKALGKVLLTMSRQQVIDTMKKSGLRGRGGGGFNTGLKWEFAAKQDKEQKYVICNADEGDPGAFMDRSILEGNPHSVIEAMAIAGFAIGSNQGFIYVRAEYPIAVQRFVKALDQAREYGLLGDNVLGTGFSFNIDVRLGAGAFVCGEETALMHSIEGHRGMPTPKPPFPAVQGLWGQPTIINNVETLANVAQIMLNGADWYASIGTEKSKGTKVFALGGKVVNTGLVEVPMGITLREVIFEIGGGIPGGKKFKAVQTGGPSGGCLTEEHLDCTIDFDTLTSLGSMMGSGGMIIMDEDTCMVDIARFYLDFTRDESCGKCTPCRIGTKRLLEMLDLITEGKATMEDLEKLENLSLQIKNASLCALGQTAPNPVLSTIKFFRDEYMAHIHDQKCPAGVCKSLISYQIDADLCKGCSLCARKCPSNAISGKVKEPFVIDTLACIKCGVCFDVCKFKAVAIV, from the coding sequence ATGGTGTGTGGCGGTACGGGCTGCACCTCTTCAGATTCCAATAGAATCATCGACGCGTTGAATCAGGAACTTACCAATCAGGGCATTCAGGAGCAAGTGGAGGTTGTGCGTACAGGCTGCTTCGGCCTATGCGAGCTGGGTCCAGTCGTGATCGTTTATCCTGAGGGTATTTTCTATAGCCGAGTGGAAGTTAAAGATATTCCAGACTTGGTTGAACAACATTTGCTTAATGGCAAGCCATACGAGAAAAAAGTGTACGAGAAGACCAAGCTGGATGGCAAAATCCTCAACTTTGAAGAAACTGATTTCTATAAAAAACAAGTCCGAATCGCTCTGCGCAATTGCGGAATCATCGACCCGGAAAATATCAATGAATATATTGCCAGCGATGGCTACAAAGCCCTCGGCAAAGTGCTTTTGACTATGAGTCGTCAGCAGGTCATCGATACCATGAAGAAATCCGGGCTTCGGGGACGTGGTGGAGGTGGATTTAACACGGGTCTGAAGTGGGAATTTGCCGCCAAGCAAGATAAAGAACAAAAGTATGTGATTTGTAATGCTGACGAAGGAGATCCCGGAGCCTTTATGGATCGCTCCATCCTGGAAGGCAACCCGCACTCTGTTATTGAAGCGATGGCGATCGCTGGCTTTGCGATCGGTTCCAACCAAGGCTTTATCTACGTTCGTGCGGAATATCCCATCGCGGTTCAACGTTTTGTGAAAGCGCTTGACCAAGCTCGCGAGTACGGTCTACTGGGTGACAATGTACTTGGAACCGGATTTTCTTTTAACATTGATGTGCGTCTTGGTGCTGGAGCATTCGTCTGCGGAGAAGAAACAGCTTTGATGCACTCTATTGAAGGCCACCGAGGGATGCCAACTCCCAAGCCCCCTTTCCCAGCGGTTCAAGGTCTGTGGGGTCAACCGACGATCATCAACAATGTAGAAACACTGGCTAACGTTGCCCAAATTATGCTTAACGGTGCGGATTGGTATGCAAGTATCGGAACGGAGAAATCCAAAGGCACGAAAGTATTTGCGCTGGGTGGCAAAGTCGTGAATACCGGACTTGTTGAAGTTCCAATGGGCATTACTTTGCGCGAAGTCATTTTTGAAATTGGTGGCGGTATTCCAGGGGGCAAAAAATTCAAGGCTGTACAAACCGGCGGACCCTCCGGTGGTTGTCTGACGGAAGAGCATCTGGATTGTACCATCGATTTTGATACACTGACCAGTCTCGGTTCAATGATGGGTTCCGGCGGGATGATCATCATGGACGAAGATACCTGTATGGTTGATATCGCCCGTTTCTATCTGGATTTCACACGCGACGAGTCCTGCGGTAAATGTACGCCTTGCCGTATTGGGACCAAACGTTTACTTGAAATGCTCGATCTGATCACAGAAGGCAAAGCGACGATGGAGGATCTCGAGAAGCTTGAGAACCTCTCCCTACAGATCAAGAATGCCTCCCTATGCGCCTTAGGTCAAACCGCTCCAAACCCGGTATTGTCGACTATTAAATTTTTCCGTGATGAGTACATGGCCCATATTCATGATCAAAAATGTCCGGCTGGTGTCTGTAAGTCTCTGATTTCGTATCAGATCGATGCTGATCTCTGCAAGGGTTGCAGCCTCTGTGCACGGAAATGCCCTAGCAATGCCATTTCGGGCAAAGTGAAGGAACCGTTTGTCATCGACACGCTGGCCTGCATCAAGTGTGGTGTCTGCTTCGATGTCTGTAAGTTCAAAGCCGTAGCGATAGTCTGA
- a CDS encoding flavodoxin family protein yields the protein MKKVIAFIGNQQKHATFEAVCEFGDNLKAYGEIDFEYLFLKDYRLEYCRGCKQCFDKGEQYCPLTDDRDVLIEKMSNADGIIFATPNYAFHVSAPMKNLLDRLAFVFHRPRFFGKTFTAIVNQGIFGGNSIVKYLSNMGENFGFRVTKGCVLNTLEPRSEAAQQKFTKEIKKASARFYKELMHTTPPVPSFFRLMMFRISRTTIKSTLNDKYLDYRHYKEQGWFESDYYYQVSLGFIKKTVGHVFDLMGHRMAKRL from the coding sequence ATGAAAAAAGTTATTGCCTTTATCGGCAATCAACAAAAGCATGCCACCTTCGAGGCAGTTTGTGAATTTGGGGATAATTTAAAAGCTTACGGTGAAATTGACTTTGAGTACTTATTCTTGAAAGACTATCGGCTTGAATATTGCCGTGGCTGCAAACAGTGTTTTGACAAAGGAGAGCAATATTGCCCCTTAACGGATGATCGCGATGTGCTGATTGAAAAGATGAGCAATGCTGACGGAATTATTTTCGCCACCCCCAATTATGCCTTTCATGTATCGGCACCGATGAAGAACCTGCTGGATCGGCTCGCCTTTGTGTTCCATAGACCGCGTTTTTTTGGAAAGACCTTTACGGCTATTGTCAATCAAGGAATCTTTGGAGGCAACTCTATCGTGAAGTACCTAAGTAATATGGGAGAAAATTTCGGATTTCGAGTCACAAAAGGCTGTGTTCTGAACACGTTGGAGCCCAGAAGCGAGGCTGCACAGCAAAAATTTACGAAGGAAATTAAAAAGGCCTCGGCAAGATTTTACAAAGAGCTTATGCACACAACGCCACCGGTTCCTTCCTTTTTCAGGCTGATGATGTTCCGAATATCCCGCACAACTATAAAGTCTACGCTCAATGATAAGTACCTGGATTACCGTCATTACAAAGAACAGGGCTGGTTTGAATCGGACTATTACTATCAGGTTTCCTTAGGGTTCATTAAAAAAACAGTGGGTCACGTGTTTGATCTCATGGGCCATCGAATGGCTAAACGCCTATAA
- a CDS encoding TetR/AcrR family transcriptional regulator has product MEDKKKDIFNCGKELFSSKGFKKTNVSDITKVVGIGVGTFYNYFPSKEALFLEIFLEENVKLKKSIMEAIDLNDAPLGLLNKLIALNINGMNSNPILKEWYNKDVFSKLEQQYREENGVNKVDFLYGSFVELFQQWQTEGKIRSDIDIELIMAFFTAIINIDTHKEEIGLQYFPQILEYMAEFVMNGLTNPPE; this is encoded by the coding sequence GTGGAAGATAAAAAAAAGGATATTTTTAATTGCGGGAAAGAATTGTTTAGTTCCAAAGGATTTAAAAAAACCAATGTCTCTGACATTACAAAAGTGGTCGGGATCGGAGTAGGCACATTTTATAATTACTTCCCTTCTAAAGAGGCGTTGTTTCTGGAAATTTTCCTGGAAGAAAACGTGAAACTTAAAAAGAGCATAATGGAAGCCATTGATCTGAACGATGCTCCTTTAGGGCTGCTCAATAAATTAATAGCATTAAACATTAATGGCATGAATTCAAATCCAATCTTAAAAGAATGGTATAACAAAGACGTCTTTAGCAAGCTGGAGCAGCAATACCGTGAAGAGAACGGAGTAAATAAAGTGGATTTCTTATATGGCAGTTTTGTGGAGTTGTTCCAACAATGGCAGACGGAAGGAAAAATAAGAAGTGATATCGATATTGAGCTTATCATGGCTTTTTTTACAGCGATCATTAATATAGATACACATAAGGAAGAAATTGGGCTTCAGTATTTCCCGCAGATTCTGGAGTACATGGCGGAGTTTGTAATGAATGGTCTGACTAATCCTCCAGAATGA
- the nuoE gene encoding NADH-quinone oxidoreductase subunit NuoE: MEQQQTNSSGGVAEADEKLEKIQSAIQQFKMIKGALIPVLHEIQDIYGYLPESVLKVVSTELNLPMSEIYGVASFYHFFSLTPKGEHVIHVCMGTACYIKGAQTVLDRLSTELNVAVQGTTEDNKFTLEATRCLGACGLAPVMTIGEKVHGRLAPNNVPKILNEYK, translated from the coding sequence ATGGAACAGCAACAAACAAACAGCAGTGGGGGCGTTGCCGAAGCGGATGAGAAATTGGAAAAGATACAGTCCGCTATACAGCAGTTCAAAATGATTAAAGGCGCTCTGATCCCTGTGTTACATGAAATACAGGATATTTACGGCTACCTCCCTGAATCCGTACTGAAGGTGGTTTCCACGGAGCTTAATCTGCCCATGAGTGAAATTTATGGTGTGGCATCGTTTTATCATTTCTTCTCACTTACACCTAAAGGAGAGCATGTTATCCATGTCTGCATGGGTACTGCCTGCTACATCAAGGGTGCACAAACGGTGCTTGACCGCCTGAGTACTGAACTTAATGTGGCTGTACAAGGTACCACAGAGGACAACAAATTCACACTTGAAGCGACCCGTTGTCTGGGGGCATGCGGTCTTGCACCGGTTATGACTATTGGCGAGAAAGTACATGGACGCCTAGCCCCTAATAATGTGCCCAAAATTCTGAATGAATACAAGTGA